A single Methylobacterium sp. 17Sr1-1 DNA region contains:
- a CDS encoding MarR family transcriptional regulator, with protein sequence MTASSRPHRAAGADAPAEADPLRVWFRFIRLHRRVSAAVAAELKAVGLSIPQFDVLSTLSEREGLTQQDLAERLYVTKGNVSGLIDRLVEAGLVERRPIPGDRRSHALHLTEAGLALARTGIAAQQSYVTRTLGRLPPGDVAELERVVLAWRDAARADGG encoded by the coding sequence ATGACCGCATCCTCGCGCCCCCACCGAGCGGCTGGGGCAGACGCCCCGGCCGAGGCCGACCCGCTGCGGGTCTGGTTCCGCTTCATCCGCCTGCACCGGCGCGTCTCGGCCGCGGTGGCGGCGGAGCTCAAGGCCGTCGGGCTGTCGATCCCGCAATTCGACGTGCTCTCGACCCTGTCCGAGCGCGAGGGCCTGACCCAGCAGGACCTGGCCGAGCGGCTCTACGTGACGAAGGGCAACGTCTCGGGGCTGATCGATCGCCTGGTCGAGGCCGGCCTGGTCGAACGCCGCCCGATCCCCGGCGACCGGCGCTCCCACGCCCTGCACCTGACCGAGGCCGGGCTGGCGCTCGCCCGCACCGGCATCGCGGCCCAGCAATCCTACGTCACCCGGACGCTGGGCCGCCTGCCCCCCGGCGACGTCGCCGAACTGGAGCGGGTGGTGCTGGCCTGGCGCGACGCCGCCCGGGCCGACGGCGGCTGA
- a CDS encoding long-chain-fatty-acid--CoA ligase: MLGLMQDWPLLIHRIIDYAAIQHGARPVISRSVEGPMHTTTYAEVRQRSLRLSKRLSADGIRLGDRIATLAWNTWRHLEAWYGITGIGAIYHTVNPRLFEDQIAYIINHAEDRILLLDLTFVPLVERLADKLPTVERFVILTDGAHMPQTALRNAVAYEDWLAEADGDFAWATFEENTAAGLCYTSGTTGLPKGVLYSHRSNVLLGLMVNNPAFIALKPTDMAMPVVPMFHANAWGFAFAAPMSGAGLVMPGAKLDGASVLDILETTGVTVTAAVPTVWLGLLQHLDATGQRLTHLKRVVIGGSACPRAMTERFEREYGVTVDHAWGMTEMSPIGSYCSLKPEVAHLEGEERLDLKMKQGYAPFGVDFRLTDDEGRDLPWDGTTFGRLKVSGFAVAKAYFRSDEPILDDRGFFDTGDVATIDSNGYMAITDRSKDVIKSGGEWISSIDLENLAVGHPDVAEAAVIGVQHPKWDERPLLIVVPKEGRTPDKADILAFMAPRIAKWWMPDDVVVVEAIPHTATGKIQKTTLRDQFRDYRLPGAA, encoded by the coding sequence ATGCTCGGCCTGATGCAGGACTGGCCCCTGCTGATCCACCGCATCATCGATTACGCCGCGATCCAGCACGGCGCCCGCCCGGTCATCTCGCGCTCGGTCGAGGGACCGATGCACACGACCACCTATGCCGAGGTCCGCCAGCGCTCCTTGCGCCTGTCGAAGCGGCTCTCCGCCGACGGCATCCGCCTCGGCGACCGGATCGCGACGCTCGCCTGGAACACCTGGCGCCACCTGGAGGCCTGGTACGGGATCACCGGCATCGGGGCGATCTATCACACGGTCAACCCGCGGCTGTTCGAGGACCAGATCGCCTACATCATCAACCACGCCGAGGACCGGATCCTCCTCCTCGACCTGACCTTCGTGCCCCTGGTCGAGCGGCTGGCGGACAAGCTGCCGACGGTCGAGCGCTTCGTGATCCTCACCGACGGCGCCCACATGCCGCAGACCGCCTTGCGCAACGCCGTCGCCTACGAGGACTGGCTGGCCGAGGCCGACGGCGACTTCGCCTGGGCGACCTTCGAGGAGAACACCGCCGCCGGCCTCTGCTACACCTCGGGCACCACCGGCCTGCCGAAGGGCGTGCTCTACTCGCACCGCTCGAACGTGCTGCTCGGGCTGATGGTCAACAACCCGGCCTTCATCGCGTTGAAGCCCACCGACATGGCGATGCCGGTGGTGCCGATGTTCCACGCCAATGCCTGGGGCTTCGCCTTCGCGGCGCCGATGTCCGGCGCCGGGCTCGTCATGCCGGGGGCGAAGCTCGACGGCGCCTCGGTGCTCGACATCCTCGAGACCACCGGCGTCACGGTGACGGCGGCGGTGCCCACCGTCTGGCTCGGCCTGCTACAGCACCTCGACGCGACGGGCCAGCGCCTGACCCACCTCAAGCGCGTGGTGATCGGCGGCTCGGCCTGCCCGCGGGCGATGACCGAGCGCTTCGAGCGCGAATACGGCGTCACCGTCGACCACGCCTGGGGCATGACCGAGATGAGCCCGATCGGCTCGTACTGCTCGCTCAAGCCCGAGGTCGCCCATCTGGAAGGCGAGGAGCGCCTCGATCTCAAGATGAAGCAGGGCTACGCCCCGTTCGGCGTCGACTTCCGGCTCACCGACGACGAGGGCCGCGACCTGCCCTGGGACGGCACCACCTTCGGGCGGCTCAAGGTCTCCGGGTTCGCGGTCGCGAAGGCCTATTTCCGCTCGGACGAGCCGATCCTCGACGATCGCGGCTTCTTCGACACCGGCGACGTCGCCACCATCGATTCCAACGGCTACATGGCGATCACCGACCGCTCGAAGGACGTGATCAAGTCCGGCGGCGAGTGGATCTCTTCGATCGACCTCGAGAACCTGGCGGTCGGCCATCCGGACGTGGCGGAGGCGGCGGTGATCGGCGTGCAGCACCCGAAATGGGACGAGCGCCCGCTGCTGATCGTGGTGCCCAAGGAGGGCCGCACCCCCGACAAGGCCGACATCCTGGCCTTCATGGCGCCGCGCATCGCCAAGTGGTGGATGCCCGACGACGTGGTGGTGGTGGAGGCGATCCCCCACACCGCCACCGGCAAGATCCAGAAGACGACGCTCCGGGACCAGTTCCGCGACTACCGGCTGCCCGGGGCGGCGTGA